From Rhodamnia argentea isolate NSW1041297 chromosome 10, ASM2092103v1, whole genome shotgun sequence, a single genomic window includes:
- the LOC125312741 gene encoding uncharacterized protein LOC125312741, with protein MQHSNDERGEEDNRLIIYPYGDSFMDATYVVRQLNKIVNNYWRGPWNSYSSTPKQVKDLWWNEFKRKFNWNEMEEDEVRRIFKKKAGDHIQNVMNKAKRSQGKPDFITGDDWTEIKRIWESEKNMQRSEQNKKNRASSSLEGSATYAGGSINIGEHKKRMANELGTEPTYIATFERTFEKKVKTWISDQAKAIKEKYDELLMSTAIGGDGGAESELVVDHMALWVEASGGMKRGKIFGMGSLSRVYTTKVTTSSSSGAAISRRTQLDEQVTQELTQLRHLLVEKDEEIRVVKEQMSHKDEEMRVVKEQMSQKDEEMRVVNERHKSLESQMQLVLRHLNLNPDEVPPVPPTNQIGDGHNDDQ; from the exons ATGCAACACTCAAATGATGAGAGAGGTGAAGAAGATAACCGTCTCATCATATACCCATATGGAGATTC ATTCATGGATGCTACGTACGTTGTGAGGcaacttaataaaatagtgaataactattggagggggCCATGGAATAGTTACAGCAGCACGCCAAAACAAGTAAAGGATTTGTGGTGGAatgagttcaag cGGAAGTTCAACTGGAATGAAATGGAAGAGGATGAAgttagaagaatttttaagaagaaagccGGTGATCACATACAAAATGTGATGAATAAAGCAAAGAGAAGTCAAGGGAAGCCGGATTTCATTACCGGTGACGATTGGACAGAAATAAAGAGAATTTGGGAAAGTGAAAAGAATATGCAAAGGAGTGAACAAAATAAGAAGAATCGGGCTTCTAGTTCTCTTGAAGGGTCTGCGACATATGCTGGGGGTTCTATCAACATTGGGGAGCATAAAAAGAGAATG GCAAATGAATTGGGGACGGAACCGACATATATAGCTACATTTGAACGCACATTTGAAAAGAAAGTTAAGACATGGATCAGCGACCAGGCAAAAGCTATTAAG gaaaaatatgatgagcttTTAATGAGTACGGCTattggtggtgatggtggggcCGAGTCTGAGCTAGTAGTTGACCATATGGCATTATGGGTGGAGGCATCCGGTGGgatgaaaagggggaaaatatTTGGGATGGGATCCTTGTCAAGGGTATACACAACAAAGGTTACAACAAGTTCATCCTCCGGTGCGGCTATTTCAAGGAGGACACAACTTGATGAACAAGTGACCCAAGAATTGACCCAATTGAGACATTTACTTGTAGAGAAGGATGAAGAAATAAGAGTGGTCAAAGAACAAATGTCACATAAGGATGAGGAGATGAGGGTGGTCAAAGAACAAATGTCACAGAAGGATGAGGAAATGAGAGTGGTCAATGAGCGACATAAATCTCTGGAGTCTCAAATGCAATTGGTCTTGCGACACCTCAACCTAAATCCAGATGAGGTTCCTCCCGTACCTCCCACTAATCAAATA